A genomic window from Pseudoalteromonas piratica includes:
- a CDS encoding TIGR01620 family protein yields MSNLQQGRVIEQSVDEQDQHLQAMLENVDELQQGKVIANKALDSFEEAHHFEDDLESLSATTKPNWLGRIFVCSLLILVVTEVIFSVIEAMNSSSILAGLYGIAITTAFALIGKVAFKEFRLLRNLKSTKNHQLAAARLMDSVQIGEAQSFLTEVNKYATDDRLAKVLAQIDEHHTDKEVMSLYANTVLAEQDKQAQDIIKKYASTSGVMVAISPIALVDMAVVLWRSTKMIEDITKVYGLPLGYVSRIKLYRMTLKQMLFAGSAELISDFATTALSAELAGKLSARAAQGVSVSIFTARIGYKAMELSRPLPGLPSKKNLLTSCVKLALESVKSKGGN; encoded by the coding sequence ATGAGTAACTTGCAACAAGGACGCGTCATCGAGCAATCTGTCGATGAGCAAGACCAGCATTTACAAGCAATGCTAGAAAATGTAGATGAATTGCAACAAGGCAAAGTGATTGCAAATAAAGCGCTTGATTCATTTGAAGAAGCACATCATTTTGAAGATGACCTTGAATCACTGTCTGCAACCACAAAACCCAATTGGCTGGGTCGTATATTTGTTTGTTCATTGCTCATTTTAGTCGTTACTGAAGTGATTTTTTCAGTAATTGAGGCAATGAATTCATCGTCTATACTCGCCGGGCTTTACGGTATTGCGATAACAACAGCATTTGCTCTAATTGGCAAAGTGGCCTTCAAAGAGTTTAGATTATTACGAAACCTAAAGTCGACGAAAAATCATCAATTAGCGGCCGCTAGGTTAATGGACTCGGTGCAAATTGGCGAAGCACAATCGTTTTTAACTGAGGTCAACAAATACGCAACTGACGATAGACTAGCAAAGGTGCTGGCACAAATTGATGAACATCATACCGATAAAGAAGTGATGTCGCTTTACGCTAACACCGTGCTTGCTGAGCAAGATAAACAAGCGCAAGATATTATTAAAAAATATGCATCAACCTCGGGTGTAATGGTAGCGATTTCACCAATTGCGCTTGTGGATATGGCAGTGGTGTTGTGGCGAAGTACCAAAATGATTGAAGATATCACTAAAGTCTATGGTTTACCGTTAGGGTATGTGAGCCGTATTAAGTTGTATCGAATGACATTAAAACAAATGCTGTTTGCTGGCAGTGCAGAATTAATCAGTGACTTTGCAACGACAGCTTTAAGTGCAGAGCTTGCTGGCAAACTATCTGCACGTGCTGCGCAAGGGGTGAGTGTTAGTATCTTCACTGCACGTATTGGTTACAAAGCAATGGAGTTAAGCCGTCCTTTACCAGGCTTGCCTAGTAAGAAAAATTTACTCACGTCGTGTGTTAAGTTAGCACTTGAGAGCGTGAAATCAAAAGGTGGCAATTAA
- a CDS encoding YcjX family GTP-binding protein, whose protein sequence is MQKLRAKANKLVKRGLDQHVKLAVTGLSKSGKTAFITSLIHHLTNPQSQMPFFSLQQQERFIAGKLVGQDDLSVATFDYASALSDLQAGQWPQSTNRLNTLRLNLKYKPSSGLRAHLTDVATLTIDIFDYPGEWLLDLPMLNESFLDWNNRQYALLNHAPRKVHSEAFLAKLNQLDCLAEVDYGQLKKMALEYRDLLLLFKNQCQLTELQPGRLIMPGDLEDAPITLFFPVKHIDHQTLATAPENSVLATLQKRFEQYKKDVVKTFYSNFFGGFDRQIILVDLLGALDKGREALVEQSEVLKSLLKHFDYGKSNFLSRLFSPKIDKILFAANKVDHLSAEHHKDLALLLNNLIIDAQNELNYQGVTVETMAISSVKATKQVKVTEHGEVLNCIFGKSIESEQLLTYLPAQPPMRLLPKTQWPDNGFSFPSFYPLLSAQNTLEHIRLDHAVEYLIGDKVL, encoded by the coding sequence TTGCAAAAGCTGCGTGCGAAAGCCAATAAATTGGTAAAACGCGGCTTAGATCAACATGTTAAACTCGCCGTTACTGGACTCAGTAAAAGCGGTAAAACCGCATTTATAACTTCGCTTATTCACCATCTGACAAACCCACAAAGCCAGATGCCATTTTTTTCATTACAACAGCAAGAAAGATTTATTGCTGGCAAGTTGGTTGGTCAAGATGATTTAAGTGTGGCTACGTTTGACTATGCGTCTGCCTTAAGTGACTTGCAAGCAGGTCAGTGGCCTCAGTCAACGAATCGATTAAATACCTTACGACTTAACTTAAAATACAAACCAAGCAGTGGCTTGCGCGCACATTTAACAGATGTTGCGACTCTTACAATTGATATCTTTGATTATCCCGGTGAATGGTTACTCGATTTACCTATGCTCAATGAATCATTTTTAGATTGGAATAATCGCCAATATGCCTTGTTAAATCATGCACCAAGAAAAGTACACAGTGAGGCGTTTTTAGCAAAGCTCAACCAGCTTGATTGCCTTGCAGAAGTTGATTATGGGCAACTCAAGAAAATGGCTTTAGAGTATCGGGATTTACTGCTATTGTTTAAAAATCAATGTCAGCTAACAGAGTTACAGCCTGGTCGGTTGATTATGCCAGGTGATTTAGAAGATGCCCCAATTACACTGTTCTTTCCTGTCAAGCATATTGATCATCAAACGCTTGCTACTGCGCCTGAAAATAGTGTTTTAGCGACGTTACAAAAACGTTTTGAGCAATATAAAAAAGATGTAGTGAAAACCTTTTACAGTAATTTTTTCGGTGGCTTTGATAGGCAAATTATTTTAGTCGATTTATTAGGCGCACTCGATAAAGGGCGAGAAGCGTTAGTAGAACAAAGCGAAGTGTTGAAGTCTTTGCTTAAACATTTTGATTACGGTAAGAGTAATTTTCTTAGTCGCCTATTTTCCCCCAAGATTGACAAAATTCTTTTCGCAGCGAATAAGGTTGATCACTTGAGCGCGGAGCATCATAAAGATTTAGCGCTGTTATTAAATAACTTGATAATCGACGCGCAAAATGAGTTGAACTACCAAGGTGTAACTGTTGAAACCATGGCAATTAGCTCAGTTAAAGCAACAAAACAGGTAAAAGTGACCGAGCATGGTGAAGTGCTTAACTGTATCTTTGGTAAATCTATTGAAAGTGAGCAGTTGCTTACTTATTTGCCTGCACAGCCGCCAATGCGATTACTGCCAAAAACGCAGTGGCCCGATAACGGCTTTTCCTTTCCTAGTTTTTACCCCTTATTGTCAGCACAAAATACACTTGAGCATATAAGGTTAGATCACGCCGTCGAGTATTTAATTGGAGATAAAGTGCTATGA
- the pspA gene encoding phage shock protein PspA: MGIFSRFADIVNSNINALLDKAEDPEKMVRLIIQEMEDTLVEVRSTSAKTIAEKKELARRVEKLEQEAADWQAKAELALSKEREDLARSALVEKKKSTEAASAVAHELAQVEEHIEKLQNEVAALQDKLADAKARQKAIILRQRSAESRLGVKKALDSSKVDDALSRFEHYETKIDGLESQIESYEMGKKTLSDEIASLQDEEKIDDELAALKKSMAKKDK; this comes from the coding sequence ATGGGAATTTTTTCACGCTTTGCAGATATTGTGAACTCGAACATTAATGCATTACTAGATAAGGCAGAAGATCCAGAAAAAATGGTTCGACTGATTATTCAAGAAATGGAAGATACGCTCGTAGAAGTGCGTTCGACATCGGCAAAAACGATTGCTGAAAAGAAAGAATTAGCGCGTCGTGTTGAGAAACTTGAACAGGAAGCGGCTGATTGGCAAGCAAAAGCAGAACTTGCTCTTAGCAAAGAACGCGAAGATTTAGCACGTTCAGCATTGGTAGAGAAAAAGAAATCTACTGAAGCAGCAAGTGCAGTAGCTCATGAACTTGCACAAGTAGAAGAACATATTGAAAAGCTACAAAATGAAGTTGCAGCTTTGCAAGATAAACTTGCCGATGCAAAAGCGCGTCAAAAAGCAATCATTCTTCGTCAGCGTTCAGCAGAGTCGCGTCTAGGTGTGAAGAAAGCATTAGATTCGTCTAAAGTTGATGATGCACTTAGCCGTTTTGAACATTACGAGACTAAAATTGATGGCTTAGAGTCACAAATCGAATCGTATGAAATGGGTAAAAAGACATTATCTGACGAAATCGCGAGCTTACAAGACGAAGAAAAAATCGATGATGAATTAGCTGCTCTTAAAAAAAGCATGGCGAAAAAAGATAAATAA
- the pspB gene encoding envelope stress response membrane protein PspB, producing the protein MSGFEAIAVPTILFMIFVAPLWLILHYRSKKQVSQGLSEHEHRQLIELANKAEKMADRVKTLEAILDAEAPEWRAKV; encoded by the coding sequence ATGAGTGGATTTGAAGCAATAGCAGTGCCAACAATCTTGTTTATGATTTTTGTTGCACCATTGTGGTTAATTTTACATTACCGCAGCAAAAAGCAAGTTAGCCAAGGTTTAAGTGAGCACGAGCATCGCCAGCTAATCGAGTTAGCGAATAAAGCAGAAAAAATGGCTGATCGCGTAAAAACGCTAGAAGCTATTTTAGATGCGGAGGCGCCTGAGTGGAGGGCTAAAGTATGA
- the pspF gene encoding phage shock protein operon transcriptional activator, whose translation MSRTNQQDNLLGQSNSFLEVLEHVSQVAQLNKPVLIIGERGTGKELIAARLHFLSSRWDQNYVKLNCAALNENLLESELFGHESGAFTGASKRHEGRFERADGGTLFLDELANTSGLIQEKLLRVIEYGEFERVGGKSTVRVNTRLVCATNEDLPSLAEQGEFRSDLLDRLAFDVITLPPLRERKEDIMLLAENFAINMARDLEWELFSGFTRKAQETLLDYHWPGNIRELKNAVERSVYRAANPHVPVHDIILDPFVSPFRPKQKVKTNDRTFSPSAEMNDPVNESLTEQIVEAKPEFNFPCDLKTLSNQYEIDLINDALKYCQYNQRKTADCLGLTYHQLRGYLKKYNLLDASARTL comes from the coding sequence ATGAGTCGAACTAATCAACAGGACAATCTCTTAGGCCAGTCTAACAGCTTTTTAGAAGTATTAGAGCATGTTTCTCAGGTTGCCCAATTAAACAAACCAGTCTTAATAATTGGTGAACGTGGTACAGGTAAAGAGTTGATCGCTGCGCGTTTACACTTTTTATCTAGTCGCTGGGACCAGAACTACGTCAAACTAAATTGTGCCGCATTAAATGAAAACTTATTAGAAAGTGAATTATTTGGTCATGAATCTGGCGCTTTCACCGGTGCAAGTAAACGTCATGAAGGGCGTTTTGAACGCGCCGATGGGGGCACATTGTTTTTGGACGAATTAGCCAATACCTCTGGGCTGATCCAAGAAAAGCTACTCCGTGTAATTGAATATGGCGAATTTGAGCGCGTTGGTGGTAAATCTACCGTGCGTGTTAACACGCGTTTGGTATGTGCAACCAATGAAGATTTACCAAGCCTTGCTGAACAAGGTGAGTTTCGCAGTGACTTACTTGATCGCTTGGCATTTGATGTTATTACCCTGCCACCATTACGCGAACGCAAAGAAGACATTATGCTATTGGCAGAAAACTTTGCGATTAATATGGCACGTGATTTAGAGTGGGAGTTATTCAGCGGTTTTACACGAAAGGCTCAAGAAACGCTGTTAGATTACCATTGGCCGGGGAATATTCGTGAACTCAAAAATGCCGTTGAGCGAAGCGTATATCGAGCGGCAAATCCGCATGTACCTGTTCATGACATTATTCTAGACCCTTTTGTAAGCCCGTTTAGACCAAAACAAAAAGTCAAAACTAATGATCGAACGTTTTCGCCATCTGCAGAGATGAATGATCCGGTTAATGAATCATTAACTGAGCAAATTGTTGAGGCAAAACCCGAATTTAACTTCCCATGTGACTTAAAAACACTTTCAAACCAGTACGAAATTGATTTAATTAATGACGCACTGAAGTATTGCCAATATAATCAAAGAAAAACAGCTGATTGTTTAGGGTTAACTTACCATCAGCTGCGGGGCTACTTAAAAAAATATAATTTACTTGATGCCAGTGCGCGAACGCTATAG
- the pspC gene encoding envelope stress response membrane protein PspC produces the protein MSRRKGELYRDPKRGKLAGVCAGLSDYFNMELWLVRIIFISAVLLLGGPFFIVAYIACWFILEVKPDALPQQGMSDKNSAERPIEVKSKVWQAGEPPRRALHDLKEQFDRIDGRLQAMEKYVTSPEFTVSREINKL, from the coding sequence ATGAGTAGACGTAAAGGTGAGTTATATCGCGACCCTAAACGAGGCAAGTTAGCAGGTGTATGTGCAGGCTTAAGTGACTACTTTAATATGGAGCTTTGGCTGGTAAGAATTATTTTCATATCAGCGGTGTTATTACTTGGTGGCCCATTTTTCATAGTAGCCTATATCGCATGTTGGTTTATTTTAGAAGTTAAGCCAGATGCATTACCACAACAGGGAATGAGTGATAAAAATAGTGCTGAAAGGCCAATCGAGGTTAAATCTAAAGTATGGCAGGCAGGTGAACCACCGCGTCGCGCTCTACATGACTTGAAAGAACAGTTTGATCGTATCGATGGGCGCTTACAAGCAATGGAAAAGTATGTGACTTCACCGGAGTTTACTGTAAGCCGTGAAATTAACAAACTCTAG